Proteins found in one Neomonachus schauinslandi chromosome 1, ASM220157v2, whole genome shotgun sequence genomic segment:
- the LOC110585006 gene encoding LOW QUALITY PROTEIN: low molecular weight phosphotyrosine protein phosphatase-like (The sequence of the model RefSeq protein was modified relative to this genomic sequence to represent the inferred CDS: inserted 1 base in 1 codon), with product MAEQLPKSVLFVCLGNICRSPIAEAFFRKLVTDKXLSDHWVIDSGAVSDWNVGRSPDPRTLSFLRNHGINTAHKARQVTKEDFATFDYILCMDESNLRDLNRKSNQIKNCKAKIELLGSYDPQNHLIIEDPYYGNESDFETVYQQCVRCCRTFLEKAR from the exons ATGGCTGAGCAGTTGCCGAAGTCTGTGCTCTTCGTGTGTCTGGGTAACATCTGTCGGTCACCCATTGCAGAAGCATTTTTCAGAAAACTTGTAACTGACA AGCTTTCAGATCATTGGGTCATTGATAGCGGCGCTGTTTCTGACTGGAACGTGGGCCGGTCACCAGATCCAAGAACTCTGAGCTTCCTCAGAAATCATGGCATTAACACAGCCCATAAAGCAAGACAGGTTACCAAGGAAGACTTTGCCACATTTGATTATATACTATGTATGGATGAAAGCAATCTGAGAGACTTGAATAGAAaaagtaatcaaattaaaaactgcAAAGCTAAAATTGAACTACTTGGGAGCTATGATCCACAAAATCATCTCATTATTGAAGACCCCTATTATGGGAATGAGTCCGACTTTGAGACTGtctaccagcagtgtgtgaggtgCTGCAGAACCTTCCTGGAGAAGGCCCGCTAA